A genomic window from Chlorobium phaeobacteroides DSM 266 includes:
- a CDS encoding glycerophosphodiester phosphodiesterase family protein, which yields MSEFEIQAHRGARAYYPENTIQAFCKAAELGVRVLELDLLLSKDARIVVSHDPWVNVSRCSGEGSETFPEDVESRPLLFHMNYDAIAAVDCGYTDPAFPGQQRITASKPLLSDVFSAVDGWMREHCEQEEMVYNLEVKSWPHQDDIQHPLPDVYAEILLRYLTGSGVVSRIRLQSFDCRILQAAYRLNPELCYGLLVERAEDVETSLETLGFVPAFLNPHYSQVSMRLFSFLHLRNIRSIPWTVNRPEEMLAMKRMGADGLITDYPDLALALSPLFS from the coding sequence GTGAGTGAGTTTGAGATACAGGCGCATCGAGGCGCCAGGGCATATTATCCTGAAAATACCATTCAGGCGTTCTGTAAGGCTGCCGAGCTTGGCGTCAGGGTTCTTGAACTGGATCTATTGCTTTCGAAAGATGCAAGGATTGTCGTTTCTCATGATCCGTGGGTGAACGTGTCTCGTTGTTCCGGAGAGGGGTCGGAGACTTTTCCGGAAGATGTTGAGAGCCGTCCGTTGCTTTTTCACATGAATTATGATGCTATTGCGGCAGTTGATTGTGGCTATACTGATCCGGCGTTTCCGGGTCAGCAACGCATAACGGCAAGCAAACCATTACTTTCGGATGTTTTCAGCGCCGTTGACGGCTGGATGCGGGAGCACTGCGAGCAGGAAGAGATGGTGTACAATCTTGAGGTTAAATCATGGCCGCATCAAGATGATATTCAGCACCCTTTGCCTGACGTGTATGCAGAGATTCTGCTTCGTTATCTTACCGGCTCGGGGGTCGTTTCCCGAATCAGGCTACAGTCTTTTGACTGCAGGATTCTTCAGGCGGCTTACCGACTCAATCCGGAACTCTGTTATGGTCTTTTGGTCGAGAGGGCTGAAGATGTTGAGACTTCGCTTGAAACGCTTGGTTTTGTTCCTGCTTTTCTTAATCCACATTATTCGCAGGTTTCGATGCGGTTGTTCTCTTTTCTGCATCTCCGGAACATTCGATCGATACCATGGACGGTTAATCGTCCTGAAGAGATGCTTGCAATGAAACGTATGGGTGCTGACGGTCTGATTACCGATTATCCTGACCTTGCTCTTGCTCTTTCGCCTCTTTTTTCCTGA